A section of the Streptomyces sp. SCL15-4 genome encodes:
- a CDS encoding DNA cytosine methyltransferase has product MQPTQIVDLFAGPGGLDVAAEKLGVATVGIEWDGAACATRRAAGLATIEGDVRDYGPSDFPDADVLAGGPPCQTFTVAGSGAGRRALDDVLAFIKRVAAREPRDQIDRDLAKMEDERTGLVLEPLRWALEAIDSGRPFKAIVLEQVPAVLPVWQAYEEVLAAEGYAADSGILRTEEYGVPQTRKRAVLIARKDAKKVSLPEPTHRAYRKGVDRAIGDSRLNPWVSMGDVLNRPYPFFVISNYGTGGNPRARGRRGSWEPSATVTGKISRNRLVSETGEELQRFTFSEAGKLQTFPWDYPWSGNDVGQQIGNAVPPRLGIHVLSAVFGWSPPSDDLLEKLTLWKGEESNQANLEPDPDPCMDL; this is encoded by the coding sequence GTGCAACCTACCCAGATCGTGGACCTCTTTGCTGGCCCTGGCGGGCTTGACGTGGCAGCAGAGAAGCTCGGTGTCGCGACTGTAGGCATCGAGTGGGACGGAGCCGCTTGCGCAACCCGACGCGCGGCCGGCCTGGCAACGATCGAGGGTGATGTCCGCGACTACGGACCATCGGATTTCCCTGACGCAGATGTTCTTGCAGGCGGGCCACCATGCCAGACCTTCACGGTTGCCGGCAGCGGCGCTGGGCGCAGAGCACTCGATGATGTATTGGCCTTCATTAAGCGCGTCGCCGCTCGGGAGCCTCGTGATCAAATTGATCGTGACCTTGCAAAAATGGAGGACGAGCGAACCGGGCTTGTATTGGAACCCTTGCGTTGGGCTCTAGAGGCGATCGACAGCGGCAGACCATTCAAGGCTATTGTGCTTGAACAGGTCCCAGCCGTGCTGCCAGTTTGGCAAGCCTACGAGGAGGTCCTGGCGGCTGAGGGGTATGCAGCAGACAGCGGGATCCTCCGTACCGAGGAATATGGCGTACCGCAGACGCGTAAAAGGGCGGTTCTTATCGCTCGCAAAGACGCGAAAAAGGTGAGTCTTCCCGAGCCTACTCATCGGGCGTACCGAAAAGGCGTCGACCGCGCGATTGGCGATAGTCGCCTGAACCCTTGGGTGAGCATGGGGGATGTATTGAATCGCCCGTATCCCTTCTTCGTGATCTCCAATTATGGCACGGGAGGAAACCCCAGGGCGCGAGGACGCCGAGGGTCGTGGGAGCCTTCGGCCACGGTAACGGGAAAAATCTCGCGTAATCGCCTAGTTTCCGAGACCGGTGAAGAGCTCCAGCGATTCACCTTTTCGGAGGCCGGTAAGCTGCAAACGTTTCCTTGGGATTATCCGTGGTCTGGGAACGACGTTGGTCAACAAATCGGAAATGCTGTCCCGCCTCGCCTTGGCATCCACGTGCTAAGCGCCGTGTTCGGATGGTCCCCGCCATCGGACGATTTGCTTGAGAAGCTCACCCTCTGGAAGGGTGAGGAAAGTAATCAAGCAAATCTCGAGCCAGACCCTGACCCGTGCATGGACCTCTAG
- a CDS encoding NaeI family type II restriction endonuclease, translating into MHGPADDKELQLVLGELRKYDLAAGFTEAIRSSIDYVLDGARTGRYDLLSEDVHPGERASVGAKLEYEVQRVFKWKKARPLDIELAGVPVDLKSTVGDNWAIPTEAHCHLCICTQMRLKDNVHRSWLIRTHTSWLYRGKGNKDGKRGIAVDARNQWGVPLYDWTPLPINPLTLLSKIQANQVFELGRGQEVRLLRLFTYLPKIVIERSVILTVCAGNQDPMRRARAIKEKAAKQGILLLCGTWVSDRTVAQGHGFTLGPGDWVAIPDESADQRRGVDADFLF; encoded by the coding sequence TTGCACGGCCCCGCGGATGACAAGGAACTCCAACTCGTCCTCGGGGAGCTGAGGAAGTACGACTTGGCTGCTGGCTTCACGGAAGCCATCCGATCTTCAATTGACTACGTTCTCGATGGTGCGCGCACTGGTCGCTATGACCTTCTATCGGAGGATGTTCATCCAGGAGAGCGCGCGTCCGTCGGGGCAAAGCTGGAATATGAAGTGCAGCGTGTTTTCAAATGGAAGAAGGCCAGGCCGCTTGATATTGAGCTCGCGGGTGTGCCGGTCGACTTGAAGAGCACGGTGGGCGACAACTGGGCGATCCCGACAGAGGCACATTGCCACCTGTGCATCTGCACCCAGATGCGCCTGAAAGACAACGTTCATCGCAGCTGGTTGATTCGAACTCATACATCATGGCTTTATAGAGGTAAAGGGAACAAGGACGGAAAGCGAGGCATCGCCGTGGACGCCCGCAATCAATGGGGCGTTCCTCTGTATGACTGGACCCCGTTGCCGATAAATCCGCTCACCCTACTTTCTAAGATTCAAGCAAACCAAGTATTCGAGCTCGGGCGAGGGCAGGAGGTGAGGCTACTCAGGTTGTTCACCTACCTGCCCAAGATTGTGATCGAGAGAAGCGTCATACTCACGGTGTGTGCGGGAAATCAAGACCCTATGCGCCGGGCTCGCGCAATCAAGGAGAAAGCTGCAAAACAAGGAATCCTTCTCCTGTGCGGCACGTGGGTCAGCGATCGAACCGTGGCGCAAGGCCATGGATTTACCCTGGGGCCAGGGGACTGGGTCGCCATTCCCGATGAATCGGCGGACCAAAGGAGGGGCGTAGACGCAGACTTCTTGTTCTAG
- a CDS encoding MFS transporter: protein MTGDRPSAAAWRNLVMATVGFTLTFWAWNLVAPLAGDFDDRLHMGASAQSLLVAVPVLVGSLGRVPVGALTDRYGARLMFPLTSALTIIPVLLLIPARSSYAALLLVGFVLGLGGTTFAIGVPLVNSWFPPAHRGAALGIFGMGMGGVALSGFLTPRMYHRGENLPFLVMAIALAVYAVLAAFLINDRPDREIPSTPLAARLGRAARLRVTWELSALYAIGFGGIVAFGVYLPTYLRTWYGLTPTDAGTRAAGFALVTVVFRPLGGWLADRVHPAVVTAWALGLVAVLAIIQSFDPVLVPTATICLLLMAAGLGTASGSVFALVSRVTPQPQVGSVTGIVGATGGLGGFVPPLVMGAVYSAKSSYSIAYMLLSDLALAACVYSYARMRTAGTPSKPPPSPARTREEPTSPPTRTQNRGAL, encoded by the coding sequence ATGACCGGTGACAGACCCTCCGCGGCGGCCTGGCGCAACCTGGTCATGGCCACCGTCGGCTTCACCCTCACCTTCTGGGCCTGGAACCTCGTCGCCCCGCTCGCCGGCGACTTCGACGACCGGCTGCACATGGGCGCCTCGGCCCAGTCCCTCCTGGTGGCGGTCCCGGTGCTGGTCGGCTCACTCGGCCGGGTCCCGGTCGGCGCGCTCACCGACCGCTACGGCGCCCGCCTGATGTTCCCGCTGACCAGCGCGCTGACGATCATCCCCGTGCTGCTCCTGATCCCGGCCCGGTCGTCGTACGCGGCCCTGCTCCTGGTGGGCTTCGTGCTGGGCCTCGGCGGCACTACGTTCGCGATCGGCGTGCCGCTGGTCAACTCCTGGTTCCCGCCCGCGCACCGGGGCGCGGCCCTCGGCATCTTCGGCATGGGGATGGGCGGGGTGGCGCTGTCCGGCTTCCTCACCCCGCGCATGTACCACCGGGGCGAGAACCTGCCGTTCCTGGTGATGGCGATCGCGCTGGCGGTGTACGCCGTCCTGGCCGCCTTCCTGATCAACGACCGCCCCGACCGCGAGATCCCCTCGACGCCGCTCGCCGCGCGCCTCGGCCGGGCCGCCCGTCTCCGCGTCACCTGGGAACTGTCGGCGCTCTACGCGATCGGCTTCGGCGGCATCGTCGCGTTCGGCGTCTACCTCCCCACCTACCTGCGCACCTGGTACGGCCTCACTCCCACCGACGCCGGCACCCGAGCGGCCGGCTTCGCCCTCGTCACGGTGGTCTTCCGCCCCCTCGGCGGCTGGCTCGCCGACCGCGTCCACCCGGCCGTCGTCACCGCGTGGGCGCTCGGCCTGGTGGCGGTCCTGGCGATCATCCAGTCCTTCGACCCGGTCCTGGTCCCCACCGCCACGATCTGCCTCCTGCTGATGGCGGCGGGCCTCGGCACGGCCAGCGGCTCGGTCTTCGCCCTGGTCTCCCGGGTCACCCCCCAGCCCCAGGTGGGCAGCGTCACGGGCATCGTCGGCGCGACAGGCGGCCTGGGCGGCTTCGTCCCGCCCCTGGTCATGGGCGCCGTCTACAGCGCCAAGTCCTCGTACTCCATCGCCTACATGCTCCTGTCGGACCTGGCCCTGGCGGCCTGCGTCTACTCCTACGCCCGCATGCGCACAGCGGGCACCCCCTCGAAACCGCCCCCAAGCCCGGCCCGCACACGCGAAGAGCCCACGAGCCCGCCCACCCGAACCCAGAACCGGGGCGCCCTCTGA